One Theropithecus gelada isolate Dixy chromosome 20, Tgel_1.0, whole genome shotgun sequence DNA segment encodes these proteins:
- the RBBP6 gene encoding E3 ubiquitin-protein ligase RBBP6 isoform X1, with amino-acid sequence MSCVHYKFSSKLNYDTVTFDGLHISLCDLKKQIMGREKLKAADCDLQITNAQTKEEYTDDNALIPKNSSVIVRRIPIGGVKSTSKTYVISRTEPAMATTKAIDDSSASISLAQLTKTANLAEANASEEDKIKAMMSQSGHEYDPINYMKKPLGPPPPSYTCFRCGKPGHYIKNCPTNGDKNFESGPRIKKSTGIPRSFMMEVKDPNMKGAMLTNTGKYAIPTIDAEAYAIGKKEKPPFLPEEPSSSSEEDDPIPDELLCLICKDIMTDAVVIPCCGNSYCDECIRTALLESDEHTCPTCHQNDVSPDALIANKFLRQAVNNFKNETGYTKRLRKQLPPPPPPIPPPRPLIQRNLQPLMRSPISRQQDPLMIPVTSSSTHPTPSISSLTSNQSSLAPPVSGNPSSAPAPVPDITATVSISVHSEKSDGPFRDSDNKILPAAALASEHSKGTSSIAITALMEEKGYQVPVLGTPSLLGQSLLHGQLIPTTGPVRINTARPGGGRPGWEHSNKLGYLVSPPQQIRRGERSCYRSINRGRHHSERSQRTQGPSLPATPVFVPVPPPPLYPPPPHTLPLPTGVPPPQFSPQFPPGQPPPAGYSVPPPGFPPAPTNLSTPWVSSGVQTAHSNTIPTTQAPPLSREEFYREQRRLKEEEKKKSKLDEFTNDFAKELMEYKKIQKERRRSFSRSKSPYSGSSYSRSSYTYSKSRSGSTRSRSYSRSFSRSHSRSYSRSPPYPRRGRGKSRNYRSRSRSHGYHRSRSRSPPYRRYHSRSRSPQAFRGQSPNKRNVPQGETEREYFNRYREVPPPYDMKAYYGRSVDFRDPFEKERYREWERKYREWYEKYYKGFAAGAQPRPSANRENFSPERFLPLNIRNSPFTRGRREDYVGGQSHRSRNIGSNYPEKLSARDGHNQKDNTKSKEKESENAPGDGKGNKHKKHRKRRKGEESEGFLNPELLETSRKSREPTGVEENKTDSLFVLPSRDDATPVRDEPMDAESITFKSVSEKDKRERDKPKTKGDKTKRKNDGSAVSKKENIVKPAKGPQEKVDGEREKSPRSEPPLKKAKEETPKTDNAKSSSSSQKDEKITGTPRKAHSKSAKEHQETKPVKEEKVKKDYSKDVKSEKLTTKEEKAKKPNEKNKPLDNKGEKRKRKTEEKGVDKDFESSSMKISKLEVTEIVKPSPKRKMEPDIEKMDRTPEKDKISSTAPAKKIKLNRETGKKIGSTENISNTKEPCEKLESTSSKVKQEKVKAKVRRKVTGTEGSSSTLVDYTSTSSTGGSPVRKSEEKTDTKRTVIKTMEEYNNDNTAPAEDVIIMIQVPQSKWDKDDFESEEEDVKSTQPISSVGKPASVIKNVSTKPSNIVKYPEKESEPSEKIQKFTKDVSHEIQHEVKSSKNSASSEKGKTKDRDYSVLEKENAEKRKNNTQPEKESNLDRLNEQGNFKSLSQSSKEARTSDKHDSTRASSNKDFTPNRDKKTDYDTREYSSSKRRDEKNELTRRKDSPSRNKDSASGQKNKPREERDLPKKGTGDSKKSNSSPSRDRKPHDHKATYDTKRPNEETKSVDKNPCKDREKHVLEARNNKESSGNKLLYILNPPETQVEKEQITGQIDKNTAKPKPQLSHSSRLSSDLTRETDEAAFEPDYNESDSESNVSVKEEETSGNISKDLKDKIVEKAKENLDTAAVVQVGISRNQSHSSPSVSPSRSHSPSGSQTRSHSSSASSAESQDSKKKKKKKEKKKHKKHKKHKKHKKHAGTEVELEKSQKHKHKKKKSKKNKDKEKEKEKDDQKVKSVTV; translated from the exons AAACTTTGAATCTGGTCCTAGGATTAAAAAGAGTACTGGAATTCCCAGAAGTTTCATGATGGAAGTGAAAGATCCTAACATGAAAGGTGCAATGCTTACCAACACTGGAAAATATGCAATACCAACTATAGATGC AGAAGCATATGCAAttgggaagaaagagaaacctCCCTTCTTACCAGAGGAGCCATCTTCTTCCTCAGAAGAAGATGATCCTATCCCAGATGAATTGTTGTGTCTCATCTGCAAGGATATTATGACTGATGCTGTTGTGATTCCCTGCTGTGGAAACAGTTACTGTGATGAAT GTATAAGAACAGCACTCCTGGAATCAGATGAGCATACATGTCCAACGTGTCATCAAAATGATGTTTCTCCTGATGCTTTAATTGCCAATAAATTTTTACGACAG GCTGTTAATAACTTCAAAAATGAAACTGGTTATACAAAAAGACTACGAAAACAGTTACCTCCTCCACCACCCCCAATACCACCTCCAAGACCACTGATTCAGAGGAACCTGCAGCCTCTGATGAGATCTCCAATATCAAGACAACAAGATCCTCTTATGATTCCAGTGACATCTTCATCAACTCACCCAACTCCCTCTATATCTTCATTAACTTCTAATCAGTCTTCCTTGGCCCCTCCTGTGTCTGGAAATCCATCTTCTGCTCCAGCTCCTGTACCTGATATAACTGCAACAGTATCAATATCAGTTCATTCAGAAAAATCAGATGGACCTTTTCG ggaTTCTGATAATAAAATATTGCCAGCTGCAGCTCTTGCATCAGAGCACTCAAAGGGAACCTCCTCAATTGCAATTACCGCTCTTATGGAAGAGAAG GGTTACCAGGTGCCTGTTCTTGGAACCCCGTCTTTGCTTGGACAGTCCTTATTGCACGGACAATTGATCCCCACAACTG GTCCAGTAAGAATAAATACTGCTCGTCCAGGTGGTGGTCGACCAGGCTGGGAACA TTCCAACAAACTCGGCTATCTGGTTTCTCCACCACAACAAATTagaagaggggagaggagctGCTACAG AAGTATAAACCGTGGGCGACACCACAGCGAAAGATCACAGAGGACTCAAGGCCCGTCACTACCAGCAACTCCAGTCTTTGTACCTGTTCCACCACCTCCTTTGTATCCGCCTCCTCCCCATACACTTCCTCTCCCTACGGGTGTTCCTCCTCCACAGTTTtctcctcagtttcctcctggCCAGCCACCACCCGCTGGGTATAGTGTCCCTCCTCCAGGGTTTCCTCCAGCTCCTACCAATTTATCAACACCTTGGGTATCATCAGGAGTGCAGACAGCTCATTCAAATACCATCCCAACAACACAAGCACCACCTTTGTCCAGGGAAGAATTCTATAGAGAGCAGCGACGACTAAAAGAAGA ggaaaagaaaaagtccaagCTAGATGAGTTTACAAATGATTTTGCTAAGGAATTGATGGAATACAAAAAGATTCAAAAGGAGCGTAGGCGCTCATTTTCCAG gtctAAATCTCCCTATAGTGGTTCTTCGTATTCAAGAAGTTCATATACTTATTCTAAATCAAGATCTGGTTCAACACGTTCACGCTCTTATTCTCGATCATTCAGCCGCTCACATTCTCGTTCCTATTCACGGTCACCTCCATACCCCAgaagaggcagaggcaagagccGCAATTACCGTTCACGGTCTAGATCTCATGGATATCATCGATCTAGGTCAAGGTCACCCCCTTATAGACGCTATCATTCACGATCAAGATCTCCTCAAGCGTTTAGGGGACAGTCTCCTAATAAACGTAATGTACCTCAAGGGGAAACGGAACGTGAATATTTTAATAGGTACAGAGAAGTTCCACCACCATATGACATGAAAGCCTATTATGGGAGGAGTGTTGACTTTAGAGACCCATTTGAAAAAGAACGCTATCGAGAATGGGAGAGAAAATATAGAGAGTGgtatgaaaaatattataaaggtTTTGCTGCTGGAGCACAGCCTAGACCCTCAGCAAATAGAGAGAACTTTTCTCCAGAGAGATTTTTACCACTTAACATCAGGAATTCTCCCTTCACAAGAGGCCGCAGAGAAGATTATGTTGGTGGGCAAAGTCATAGAAGTCGAAACATAGGTAGCAACTATCCAGAAAAGCTTTCAGCAAGAGATGGTCACAATCAGAAGGATAATACAAAGTCAAAAGAGAAGGAGAGTGAAAACGCTCCAGGAGATGGTAAAGGAAATAAGcataagaaacacagaaaaagaagaaaaggggaagaaagtgAGGGTTTTCTGAACCCAGAGTTATTAGAGACTTCTAGGAAATCAAGAGAACCTACAGgtgttgaagaaaataaaacagactcACTGTTTGTTCTCCCAAGTAGAGATGATGCCACACCTGTTAGAGATGAACCAATGGATGCAGAATCCATCACTTTTAAATCAGTGTCTGaaaaagacaagagagaaagggataaaccaaaaacaaagggTGATAAAACCAAACGGAAGAATGATGGATCTGCTgtgtccaaaaaagaaaatattgtaaaacCTGCTAAAGGACCCCAAGAAAAAGTAGATGGAGAACGTGAGAAATCTCCTCGATCTGAACCTCCACTTAAAAAAGCCAAAGAGGAGACTCCAAAGACTGACAATGCTAAATCATCATCTTCCTCTCAGAAGGATGAAAAAATCACTGGAACGCCCAGAAAAGCTCACTCTAAATCAGCAAAAGAACACCAAGAAACAAAACCAGTCAAAGAGGAAAAAGTGAAGAAGGACTATTCCAAAGATGTCAAATCAGAAAAGCTAACAACTAAGGAAGAAAAGGCCAAGAAGCctaatgagaaaaacaaaccacttgataataagggagaaaaaagaaaaagaaaaactgaggaaaaaGGTGTAGATAAGGATTTTGAGTCTTCTTCAATGAAAATCTCGAAACTAGAAGTGACTGAAATAGTGAAACCATCACCAAAGCGCAAAATGGAACCTGATATTGAAAAAATGGATAGGACCCCTGAAAAGGACAAAATTTCTTCAACTGCGCCAgccaaaaaaatcaaactcaacAGAGAAACTGGGAAGAAAATTGGAAGTACAGAAAATATATCTAACACAAAAGAACCCTGTGAAAAGTTGGAGTCAACATCTAGCAAAGTTAAACAAGAAAAAGTCAAAGCAAAGGTCAGACGAAAAGTGACTGGAACTGAAGGATCCAGCTCAACTCTAGTGGATTATACCAG TACGAGCTCAACTGGAGGCAGTCCTGTGCGGAAATCTGaagaaaaaacagatacaaaGCGAACTGTGATTAAAACGATGGAAGAATATAATAATGACAATACAGCACCAGCTGAAGATGTTATCATTATGATTCAGGTTCCTCAATCCAAATGGGATAAAGATGACTTTGAATCTGAAGAAGAAGATGTTAAATCCACACAGCCTATATCAAGTGTAGGAAAACCCGCTAGTGTTATAAAAAATGTTAGTACCAAGCCATCAAATATAGTCAAGTATCCTGAGAAAGAAAGTGAGCCATCagagaaaattcagaaattcaCCAAGGACGTGAGCCATGAAATACAACACGAGGTTAAAAGTTCAAAAAACTCTGCATCTAGTGAAAAAGGGAAAACCAAAGATCGAGATTATTCAGTGTTGGAAAAGGAAAACGCTGAAAAGAGGAAGAACAACACTCAGCCAGAGAAAGAGAGTAATTTGGACCGTCTGAATGaacaaggaaattttaaaagtctgtctCAATCTTCCAAAGAGGCTAGAACTTCAGATAAACATGATTCCACTCGTGCTTCCTCAAATAAAGACTTCACTCCCAATAGAGACAAAAAAACTGACTATGACACCAGAGAGTATTCAAGTTCCAAACGTAGAgatgaaaagaatgaattaacaAGAAGAAAAGACTCTCCTTCTCGGAATAAAGATTCTGCATCTGGACAGAAAAATAAGCCAAGGGAAGAGAGAGATTTGCCTAAAAAAGGAACAGGAGATTCCAAAAAAAGTAATTCTAGTCCTTCAAGAGACAGAAAACCTCATGATCACAAAGCCACTTATGATACTAAACGCCCAAATGAAGAGACAAAGTCTGTAGATAAAAATCCTTGTAAGGATCGTGAGAAGCATGTATTAGAAGCAAGGAACAATAAAGAGTCAAGTGGCAATAAACTACTTTATATACTTAACCCACCAGAGACACAGGTTGAAAAAGAGCAAATTACTGGGCAAATTGACAAGAATACTGCCAAGCCTAAACCCCAGTTAAGTCATTCCTCCAGACTTTCCTCTGACTTAACTAGAGAAACTGATGAAGCTGCTTTTGAACCAGACTATAATGAAAGTGACAGTGAAAGTAATGTTTCTgtaaaagaagaggaaacttCAGGAAACATTTCTAAGGACCTGAAAGATAAAATAGTggagaaagcaaaagagaacCTGGACACAGCAGCAGTTGTCCAGGTGGGCATAAGCAGGAACCAGAGCCACAGCAGCCCCAGCGTCAGCCCCAGCAGAAGCCACAGTCCTTCTGGAAGCCAGACCCGAAGCCACAGTAGCAGTGCCAGCTCAGCAGAAAGTCAGGAtagcaagaagaagaagaaaaagaaggaaaagaaaaaacacaagaaacataaaaagcatAAGAAGCATAAGAAACATGCAGGCACTGAAGTGGAATtggaaaaaagccaaaaacacaaacacaagaaaaagaagtcaaagaagaacaaagataaagaaaaggagaaggagaaagatgaCCAAAAAGTGAAATCTGTCACTGTGTAA